Proteins encoded within one genomic window of Variovorax sp. OAS795:
- a CDS encoding c-type cytochrome — MKLFANFLLAALMGVAASASLAADDHAAAPAAAPAAAKPAKPDPAKGDAVYNAAAQACASCHNADGNSAIAANPKLAQQHPEYILKQLQEFKSGKRKSAIMQPMAAKLSDEDMRNIAWFVGTKKIKTGFSKEKDLVALGEKIYRGGIADRQVPACAGCHSPNGAGMPAQYPRLGGQHAEYTAAQLVAFRDNVRQNSAPMTGVAAKLNDREIKAVADYIAGLR, encoded by the coding sequence ATGAAGTTGTTTGCCAATTTTCTGCTTGCAGCCCTCATGGGCGTCGCAGCCAGCGCGAGCCTTGCGGCCGACGATCACGCCGCCGCACCGGCTGCCGCACCCGCGGCGGCCAAGCCGGCCAAGCCCGATCCCGCCAAGGGCGACGCGGTGTACAACGCAGCCGCCCAGGCCTGCGCTTCCTGCCACAACGCGGACGGCAACTCGGCCATTGCGGCAAACCCGAAACTGGCGCAGCAGCACCCCGAATACATCCTCAAGCAGCTGCAGGAATTCAAGTCCGGCAAGCGCAAGAGCGCGATCATGCAACCCATGGCCGCCAAGCTGTCCGACGAGGACATGCGCAACATCGCCTGGTTCGTGGGCACCAAGAAGATCAAGACCGGCTTCTCCAAGGAGAAGGACCTGGTGGCCCTGGGCGAAAAGATCTACCGCGGCGGCATTGCCGACCGACAGGTCCCGGCCTGCGCCGGCTGCCACAGCCCCAACGGCGCCGGCATGCCCGCGCAATACCCGCGCCTGGGCGGCCAGCACGCCGAGTACACCGCGGCACAGCTTGTTGCCTTCCGGGACAACGTGCGCCAGAACAGCGCGCCCATGACCGGCGTTGCGGCCAAGCTCAACGACCGCGAAATCAAGGCTGTCGCGGATTACATCGCCGGCCTGCGCTGA
- the yihA gene encoding ribosome biogenesis GTP-binding protein YihA/YsxC: MTSPSRKHAAPPSRATPAVDPLVAERERIALGWLHTAHFLTSAPQLEHLPALELPEIAFVGRSNAGKSTAINTLTQQTRLAFASKTPGRTQHINLFGVGKQKADDAVLADLPGYGYAAVPREAKLRWQRVMGNYLMTRENLRGVVLMCDPRHGLTELDEILLDVIRPRVQQGLKFLILLTKSDKLTRSEGAKVLSITRLQAGGGEVKLFSALKKQGVGEAAELLWRWAHPPGKAPAETDAEAVEPPAPEDT; this comes from the coding sequence ATGACCTCCCCGTCGCGCAAGCACGCTGCTCCCCCTTCCCGCGCGACCCCTGCCGTGGACCCTCTCGTCGCCGAGCGCGAGCGCATTGCGCTCGGCTGGCTGCACACCGCCCACTTCCTCACCAGTGCCCCGCAGCTGGAGCATTTGCCCGCGCTGGAGCTGCCCGAAATCGCCTTCGTCGGCCGCTCGAATGCCGGCAAGTCGACCGCGATCAACACGCTCACCCAGCAGACGCGGCTGGCTTTCGCCTCCAAGACGCCCGGCCGCACCCAGCACATCAACCTGTTCGGCGTCGGAAAGCAGAAGGCCGACGACGCCGTGCTGGCCGACCTTCCCGGCTACGGCTATGCCGCGGTGCCGAGGGAAGCCAAGCTGCGCTGGCAGCGCGTCATGGGCAACTACCTGATGACCCGCGAAAACCTGCGCGGCGTGGTGCTGATGTGCGACCCGCGCCACGGCCTCACCGAGCTGGACGAGATCCTGCTCGACGTGATCCGCCCCCGCGTGCAGCAGGGGCTCAAGTTCCTCATCCTCCTGACCAAGTCGGACAAGCTCACGCGCAGCGAAGGCGCCAAGGTGCTGTCCATTACGCGACTGCAAGCCGGCGGCGGCGAGGTCAAACTGTTTTCCGCCCTCAAGAAGCAGGGCGTGGGGGAAGCCGCCGAGCTGCTGTGGCGCTGGGCGCATCCCCCCGGAAAAGCACCCGCGGAGACTGACGCCGAAGCGGTGGAACCGCCGGCGCCGGAAGACACCTAG
- a CDS encoding alpha/beta hydrolase — MIETFQRSLPNGTTLSCRAAGTPGRPLMVFLHGFPEAAFIWDELLEYFADPAHGGYRCLAPNLRGFEKSSAPTEVAAYKAHLMIQDVQQLVATESKDGSMAVLVAHDWGGAFGWGYANAFPEQVGRLVIINSPHPGTFTRELRNNPAQQQASAYMNFLARPDAEALLAADDFKRMWPFFTLMKAGPEGFGWLTEEVKQQYREVWSAGLTGACNLYRVTPMKPPLPGQGIDGIPVLPHERLTVNVPTFVFWALDDAALLPGLLEGLDAYVPDLEIKKVPGATHWIVHEQPQLVAREIERFLQRN, encoded by the coding sequence ATGATCGAAACGTTCCAGCGCAGCCTGCCCAACGGCACCACGCTGAGCTGCCGCGCCGCCGGCACGCCCGGCCGGCCGCTGATGGTGTTCCTGCATGGTTTTCCGGAGGCCGCGTTCATCTGGGACGAGCTGCTCGAATACTTTGCCGATCCCGCGCATGGCGGCTACCGCTGCCTCGCGCCCAACCTGCGTGGCTTCGAGAAATCGAGCGCCCCGACGGAGGTGGCGGCGTACAAGGCCCACCTGATGATCCAGGACGTCCAGCAGCTGGTGGCCACCGAAAGCAAGGACGGCAGCATGGCCGTGCTGGTCGCGCACGACTGGGGCGGCGCCTTCGGGTGGGGCTATGCCAATGCTTTTCCGGAGCAGGTCGGCCGGCTGGTCATCATCAATTCACCGCACCCGGGCACCTTCACGCGCGAACTGCGCAACAACCCGGCGCAGCAGCAAGCCAGCGCGTACATGAACTTTCTCGCGAGGCCCGATGCCGAAGCCCTGCTCGCGGCCGACGACTTCAAGCGCATGTGGCCCTTCTTCACTTTGATGAAGGCAGGGCCCGAAGGCTTCGGATGGCTGACCGAAGAAGTGAAGCAGCAGTACCGCGAGGTGTGGAGTGCCGGCCTCACGGGCGCCTGCAATCTCTACCGCGTGACGCCGATGAAACCGCCGCTGCCCGGCCAAGGCATCGACGGCATTCCGGTGCTGCCGCACGAACGGCTCACCGTGAACGTGCCGACCTTCGTCTTCTGGGCACTCGACGACGCCGCGCTGCTGCCGGGCCTGCTCGAGGGCCTCGACGCGTACGTGCCGGATCTCGAGATCAAAAAAGTGCCCGGGGCCACCCACTGGATCGTGCACGAGCAGCCGCAACTGGTCGCGCGCGAGATCGAGCGCTTCCTGCAGCGCAACTGA
- a CDS encoding lipid A biosynthesis acyltransferase: protein MSFGSRLGIGFMRAIAPLPLPLIRGFGAVLGRVLHTVAVPRRRVVDTNLAVCFPDKSEAERRRIARETFVFVAQSWLDRSWLWHAPEKVVASRLKVVGAAREIDEIANGDEPMILFAPHFYGLDAAATALTMHTPRPSATIYTTQRDPMVDEWIREGRTRFGNVAALNRVDGIKPVLGGLRKGGLLYLLPDMDFGRDQTIFVPFYGVQAATVPSLSRFARLGKAKVVPVVSKLTPEGYQIQVLPAWQNFPTDDVEADTALMNQRLQGYIDTMPSQYYWVHRRFKTRPEGEAPIY from the coding sequence ATGAGTTTCGGATCCCGCCTCGGCATCGGCTTCATGCGCGCGATTGCGCCGCTGCCCCTCCCGTTGATCCGCGGCTTCGGCGCGGTGCTGGGCCGTGTGCTCCACACCGTCGCCGTGCCGCGCCGCCGCGTGGTGGATACCAACCTGGCGGTGTGCTTTCCGGACAAATCGGAAGCCGAACGCCGCCGCATCGCGCGCGAGACCTTCGTCTTTGTGGCGCAGTCGTGGCTCGATCGCAGCTGGCTCTGGCATGCGCCCGAAAAGGTGGTGGCCAGCCGACTCAAGGTGGTGGGCGCGGCCCGGGAGATCGATGAGATCGCCAATGGCGACGAGCCGATGATCCTCTTCGCGCCGCACTTCTACGGCCTCGATGCCGCAGCCACGGCATTGACCATGCACACGCCGCGGCCCTCGGCCACCATCTACACCACCCAGCGCGATCCCATGGTCGACGAATGGATTCGCGAAGGCCGCACGCGCTTCGGCAACGTGGCCGCGCTCAATCGCGTCGACGGCATCAAGCCGGTGCTCGGAGGCCTGCGCAAGGGCGGCCTCCTGTACCTGCTGCCCGACATGGACTTCGGCCGCGACCAGACCATCTTCGTGCCGTTCTACGGCGTGCAGGCCGCGACCGTGCCCTCGCTCTCGCGCTTTGCGCGGCTGGGCAAGGCCAAGGTGGTGCCGGTGGTCTCGAAGCTCACGCCCGAGGGCTACCAGATTCAGGTGCTGCCGGCGTGGCAAAACTTCCCGACGGACGACGTCGAAGCCGATACGGCGCTCATGAACCAGCGGCTGCAGGGCTACATCGACACCATGCCGTCGCAGTACTACTGGGTGCACCGCCGCTTCAAGACGCGGCCCGAAGGTGAAGCGCCCATCTATTGA
- a CDS encoding lysophospholipid acyltransferase family protein, protein MVTLFRLLARVPMPLMHRLGALLGWIVWWCAPDYRRRFKANAESAGVTPDQYRPAIAAAGQMAAELPWLWLRPQGESVLRRVVRWEGVEAFEAAMQAKKGVILVAPHLGSWEMCGQAIGERFLDAYGPITALFRPARKKWMAELIAAGSRDRPGLQTLPTNNTGVRGLIRTLRGGGYTGILPDQVPPLGQGVWAPFLGRPAYTMTLLPRLAQQTGAACFLSVCERLPQGAGYVVRFEPIVGTPLTDPAAPIEAAAAAMNDAIGRLIRSLPGQYVWDYARYKEPRGETVAATASGEQAR, encoded by the coding sequence ATGGTCACCTTGTTCCGCCTGCTTGCCCGCGTACCGATGCCCCTGATGCATCGGCTCGGCGCGTTGCTGGGCTGGATCGTCTGGTGGTGCGCGCCGGACTACCGCCGGCGCTTCAAGGCCAATGCCGAGAGCGCCGGCGTCACCCCCGACCAATACCGCCCCGCCATTGCGGCCGCCGGCCAGATGGCGGCCGAGCTGCCGTGGCTGTGGCTGCGCCCGCAGGGCGAGAGCGTGCTGAGGCGCGTGGTGCGATGGGAAGGCGTGGAGGCCTTCGAGGCCGCCATGCAGGCGAAGAAGGGCGTGATCCTGGTCGCGCCGCACCTGGGCAGCTGGGAGATGTGCGGCCAGGCCATCGGTGAACGCTTTCTCGACGCCTACGGACCGATCACGGCGCTGTTCCGTCCCGCGCGCAAGAAGTGGATGGCCGAGCTGATCGCTGCGGGTTCGCGCGACCGGCCCGGGCTGCAAACCCTTCCGACCAACAACACCGGCGTGCGCGGCCTGATCCGCACGCTGCGGGGTGGCGGCTACACCGGCATCCTGCCCGACCAGGTGCCGCCCCTGGGGCAGGGCGTGTGGGCCCCGTTCCTGGGCCGGCCCGCCTACACCATGACGCTGCTGCCGCGCCTCGCGCAGCAGACCGGTGCCGCCTGTTTCCTGAGCGTGTGCGAGAGGCTGCCGCAAGGCGCCGGCTACGTGGTCCGCTTCGAGCCCATCGTGGGCACGCCGCTCACCGATCCGGCCGCGCCCATCGAGGCCGCGGCCGCGGCCATGAACGACGCCATCGGCCGGCTGATCCGCAGCCTGCCGGGGCAGTACGTGTGGGACTACGCGCGCTACAAGGAGCCCCGCGGCGAAACCGTCGCAGCCACCGCCAGCGGAGAGCAGGCGCGATGA
- the metK gene encoding methionine adenosyltransferase, with translation MANDFLFTSESVSEGHPDKVADQISDAILDAIFEQDPRSRVAAETLTNTGLVVLAGEITTNAHVDYIQVARDTIKRIGYDNTDYGIDYKGCAVMVCYDKQSNDIAQGVDHASDDHLNTGAGDQGLMFGYACDETPELMPAPIYYAHRLVERQAQLRKDGRLPFLRPDAKSQVTMRYVDGKPHSIDTVVLSTQHSPDQSETSTKMKASFNEAIIEEIIKPVLPKEWLQNTRYLINPTGRFVIGGPQGDCGLTGRKIIVDTYGGACPHGGGAFSGKDPSKVDRSAAYAARYVAKNIVAAGLARQCQIQVAYAIGVAQPMNITVYTEGTGVIPDDKLAELVREFFDLRPKGIIQMLDLLRPIYQKTAAYGHFGREEPEFTWEATTQAAALRAAAGL, from the coding sequence ATGGCGAACGACTTTCTCTTCACTTCCGAATCCGTTTCCGAAGGCCATCCCGACAAGGTCGCGGACCAGATCTCGGACGCCATCCTCGACGCGATCTTCGAGCAGGACCCGCGCAGCCGCGTGGCCGCCGAGACGCTGACCAACACCGGCCTCGTGGTGCTTGCCGGCGAGATCACCACTAACGCGCACGTCGACTACATCCAGGTCGCGCGCGACACCATCAAGCGCATCGGCTACGACAACACCGACTACGGCATCGACTACAAGGGCTGCGCGGTGATGGTCTGCTACGACAAGCAGTCCAACGACATCGCGCAGGGCGTGGACCACGCGAGCGACGACCACCTGAACACCGGCGCCGGCGACCAGGGCCTGATGTTCGGCTACGCCTGCGACGAAACGCCAGAGCTGATGCCCGCGCCCATCTACTACGCGCACCGCCTCGTCGAGCGCCAGGCCCAGCTGCGCAAGGACGGCCGCCTGCCCTTCCTGCGGCCGGACGCCAAGAGCCAGGTCACGATGCGCTATGTCGACGGCAAGCCGCACAGCATCGACACCGTGGTGCTCTCCACGCAGCACAGCCCCGACCAGAGCGAGACGTCCACCAAGATGAAGGCCTCGTTCAACGAAGCCATCATCGAGGAGATCATCAAGCCCGTGCTGCCGAAGGAATGGCTGCAGAACACGCGCTACCTGATCAACCCGACCGGACGCTTCGTCATCGGCGGCCCGCAGGGCGACTGCGGGCTCACCGGCCGCAAGATCATCGTCGACACCTACGGCGGCGCATGCCCGCACGGCGGCGGCGCGTTCTCGGGCAAGGACCCCTCGAAGGTCGACCGCTCGGCCGCCTACGCCGCGCGCTACGTGGCCAAGAACATCGTGGCCGCCGGCCTCGCGCGCCAGTGCCAGATCCAGGTGGCCTATGCCATCGGCGTGGCCCAGCCGATGAACATCACGGTCTACACCGAGGGCACCGGCGTGATTCCCGACGACAAGCTCGCCGAGCTCGTGCGCGAGTTCTTCGACCTGCGTCCGAAGGGCATCATCCAGATGCTGGACCTGCTGCGCCCGATCTACCAGAAGACCGCCGCCTACGGCCACTTCGGCCGCGAAGAGCCCGAGTTCACCTGGGAAGCGACCACGCAAGCGGCCGCGCTGCGCGCCGCGGCGGGCCTTTGA
- a CDS encoding PepSY domain-containing protein translates to MNSRKIKAWAWVHKWSSLVCTVFMLLLCITGLPLIFHHEIGHLLGTEVEAPKMPADTPRVSLDRVLETARAKHPDRVVQFVSQPEDDDGLWLVTLTPTPEPTEDFKSVAIDARTGAVLAQPKFDEGFMYVMFKLHIDLFAGLAGKLFLGFMGLLLLVAIASGVVLYAPFMRKLDFGTVRREKRPRLKWLDLHNLLGIVTLVWLFVVGSTGMINTWADLIIKYWQYDQLSTLLAPYKNEPTVPVAERASVQRSMEVAHRQAPGMKLSFIAFPGTSFSSPHHTTFFMRGNEPFTSKLLQPVLVDAKTAQVTAAPKMPWYLTALLVSQPLHFGDYAGMPMQIIWALLDIATIIVLGSGLYLWLKRGHAVPAPAAACRTPQQGEQQPDPSPAMKVQA, encoded by the coding sequence ATGAACAGCCGAAAGATCAAGGCCTGGGCCTGGGTGCACAAGTGGAGCAGCCTCGTGTGCACGGTGTTCATGCTGCTGTTGTGCATCACGGGATTGCCGCTGATCTTCCATCACGAGATCGGCCACCTGCTGGGCACCGAGGTGGAGGCGCCCAAGATGCCCGCGGACACCCCGCGTGTGAGCCTGGACCGCGTGCTGGAAACCGCGCGCGCCAAGCACCCCGACCGCGTGGTGCAGTTCGTCTCGCAGCCCGAGGACGACGACGGCCTCTGGCTCGTCACGCTCACGCCCACGCCCGAGCCCACCGAAGATTTCAAGTCCGTCGCCATCGATGCGCGCACCGGCGCGGTTCTCGCGCAGCCCAAGTTCGACGAGGGCTTCATGTACGTGATGTTCAAGCTGCACATCGACCTGTTCGCGGGGCTTGCGGGCAAGCTCTTCCTCGGCTTCATGGGCCTGCTGCTGCTGGTGGCCATCGCCTCGGGCGTGGTGCTCTATGCGCCGTTCATGCGCAAGCTCGATTTCGGCACCGTGCGGCGCGAGAAGCGGCCGCGCCTCAAGTGGCTCGACCTGCACAACCTGCTGGGCATCGTCACGCTGGTGTGGCTGTTCGTCGTGGGCTCCACCGGCATGATCAACACCTGGGCCGACCTGATCATCAAGTACTGGCAGTACGACCAGCTCAGCACGCTGCTCGCCCCCTACAAGAACGAACCGACCGTGCCCGTGGCCGAGCGTGCCTCGGTGCAGCGCTCGATGGAGGTTGCGCATCGGCAGGCGCCCGGCATGAAGCTGTCCTTCATCGCGTTTCCGGGCACATCGTTCTCGAGCCCGCACCACACGACCTTCTTCATGCGCGGCAACGAGCCCTTCACTTCGAAGCTGCTGCAGCCGGTGCTGGTCGATGCCAAGACCGCGCAGGTGACTGCCGCCCCGAAGATGCCGTGGTACCTGACGGCGCTGCTGGTCTCGCAGCCGCTGCACTTCGGCGACTATGCGGGCATGCCGATGCAGATCATCTGGGCGCTGCTCGACATCGCGACCATCATCGTCCTGGGCAGCGGGCTCTACCTGTGGCTCAAGCGCGGCCATGCCGTGCCGGCGCCCGCGGCCGCGTGCCGGACTCCGCAGCAAGGCGAGCAGCAGCCCGACCCATCGCCGGCCATGAAGGTGCAGGCATGA
- a CDS encoding TonB-dependent siderophore receptor: MKGSMARRRVATVLAGCMAIHVHQQVLAQTTAPGALPEVKVDANAEPETATSPVIGYRARNAATATKTDTPLSETPQSVTVVTRDQMVDQGANNVQDALNYAAGVRSDAYGLDSRTDSVRVRGATPDVYLDGLRQAYGYYTSTTRTEPYTLERLEVLRGPSGMLFGAGTAAGVVNMVSKRPLQESQREVGIQFGSFGRKQIQADLTGPLNADGTVSYRLIALQRKSDTQVDHVPDDRSVIAPSLTWRPSAATSLTLQGLWQKDKSGSSSQFLPWEGTLLPNPNGRLPTSRFIGEPGLDYYDSERQTFGWQFEHKFNESWTFRQNFRYARNENDNRYHYGAAFSGAQSWDATDPVFKRVLGRYYDSYLTRNRTQTLDNHVEGHFQTGALKHTLLVGADFARQRENVWGGTTVDTIDVYAPVYGHVDLPERTALPRTRQRQNGIYLQDQMKLGNWIFVAGLRHDKAVSSAAGSEAEESSATTKRFGLMYALPSGWSPYLSYSESFTPQSPINGRIFTPLRGEQWEAGIKYEPKDRALAFSAAVYDLREKNQITSPALNVYAQAGKTRTQGVELEAKGSIGSNLDLVAHYNYTDADEQIEGLPKHQASVWAKYRFAIGNVSGFSAGAGVRVMSSFRDLQFGVGPRVPGVALADLVFAYENARWRYALNINNVTDKVYVSTCLSRGDCWYGSRRSVVASVTYRF, from the coding sequence ATGAAGGGTTCGATGGCGCGGCGCAGGGTCGCCACGGTGCTGGCCGGCTGCATGGCCATTCATGTGCATCAGCAGGTTCTGGCCCAGACCACGGCGCCCGGCGCGCTGCCGGAGGTGAAGGTCGATGCAAATGCCGAGCCCGAGACCGCAACGTCGCCGGTGATCGGGTACCGCGCCAGGAATGCCGCCACTGCCACCAAGACCGACACGCCGCTGTCGGAAACCCCGCAGTCCGTCACCGTGGTCACGCGCGACCAGATGGTGGACCAGGGCGCCAACAACGTTCAGGACGCACTCAACTACGCCGCCGGCGTGCGCTCCGACGCCTACGGACTCGATTCACGGACCGACTCCGTGCGCGTGCGCGGCGCCACGCCCGACGTCTACCTGGACGGCCTGCGCCAAGCCTACGGCTACTACACCAGCACCACGCGCACCGAGCCCTACACGCTGGAACGTCTCGAAGTGCTGCGCGGACCTTCGGGCATGCTGTTCGGTGCCGGCACGGCCGCGGGCGTGGTCAACATGGTGAGCAAGCGGCCGCTGCAGGAGTCGCAGCGCGAGGTGGGCATTCAGTTCGGCAGCTTCGGGCGCAAGCAGATCCAGGCCGACCTGACCGGCCCCCTGAACGCCGACGGCACGGTGTCGTACCGGCTGATCGCCTTACAGCGCAAGTCGGACACGCAGGTCGACCACGTGCCCGACGACCGCAGCGTCATCGCGCCGTCGCTCACCTGGCGGCCCAGCGCGGCCACCTCGCTCACCCTGCAAGGCTTGTGGCAGAAGGACAAGAGCGGCAGCAGCTCGCAGTTCCTGCCGTGGGAAGGCACGCTGCTGCCGAACCCGAATGGGCGATTGCCGACCAGCCGCTTCATCGGCGAGCCGGGCCTCGACTACTACGACAGCGAGCGGCAGACCTTCGGCTGGCAATTCGAGCACAAGTTCAACGAGAGCTGGACCTTCCGGCAGAACTTCCGCTATGCACGCAACGAGAACGACAACCGCTACCACTATGGTGCGGCGTTCAGCGGCGCGCAAAGCTGGGATGCGACTGACCCGGTCTTCAAGCGCGTGCTCGGCCGCTACTACGACAGCTACCTGACGCGCAACCGCACACAGACGCTCGACAACCATGTCGAGGGCCATTTCCAGACCGGTGCGCTCAAGCACACGCTGCTGGTCGGGGCGGACTTCGCACGCCAGCGCGAGAACGTCTGGGGCGGAACGACGGTCGACACCATCGACGTCTACGCGCCGGTGTATGGCCACGTCGACCTGCCCGAGCGCACTGCATTGCCGCGCACGCGGCAGCGCCAGAACGGCATCTATCTGCAGGACCAGATGAAGCTCGGCAACTGGATCTTCGTCGCCGGCCTGCGCCACGACAAGGCCGTGTCCAGCGCCGCGGGCAGCGAGGCCGAGGAAAGCAGTGCAACGACCAAGCGCTTCGGCCTGATGTACGCATTGCCCTCTGGCTGGTCGCCGTACCTGAGCTACAGCGAATCGTTCACGCCGCAGTCGCCGATCAACGGACGGATCTTCACGCCGCTGCGCGGCGAGCAATGGGAGGCCGGCATCAAGTACGAGCCGAAGGACCGCGCGCTGGCGTTCAGCGCCGCGGTATACGACCTGCGCGAAAAGAACCAGATCACCTCGCCGGCGTTGAACGTGTATGCGCAGGCCGGCAAGACCAGGACGCAGGGTGTCGAACTCGAAGCCAAGGGTTCGATCGGATCGAACCTCGACCTGGTCGCCCACTACAACTACACCGACGCGGACGAGCAGATCGAGGGCCTGCCGAAGCACCAGGCGAGCGTCTGGGCCAAGTACCGTTTCGCGATCGGCAATGTCAGCGGCTTCTCGGCCGGTGCCGGCGTGCGCGTGATGAGTTCGTTCCGCGACCTGCAATTCGGCGTCGGTCCGCGCGTGCCGGGCGTGGCACTGGCCGACCTGGTCTTTGCGTACGAAAACGCGCGCTGGCGCTACGCGCTCAACATCAACAACGTGACGGACAAGGTCTACGTCAGCACCTGTCTCTCGCGCGGTGATTGCTGGTACGGCTCCCGCCGCAGCGTCGTGGCCAGCGTGACCTACCGCTTCTGA
- a CDS encoding phospholipase D family protein gives MLKLIAPSFPSLRGLALRLVAVGLAMVLSGCAGLPPREAEPPTLSMGASPATTLGRAAASLDAGAQDGLSSIRPLVEASFALDARLELMRRAETSLDVQTYQLGNDKTGRLLLRELRNAARRGVRVRLLLDDFYTTGMDRLLLGLAAEPNAEVRLFNPFVNARDHSATRWLEFFGDFRRLNHRMHNKLFVADGAMAIAGGRNLADEYFLRSDGANFIDFELAMAGPVVPEAARIFDTYWNSDVVYPLQRIAGESGSREALKSEFEAATAPANAPPPAQLSGTDLMGDPPLGTQLADLARVKWMRADAHAAADSPHKALGTLASPAESLAARFHEMTATARSDVIVISPYFIPGDEGMARIREGRARGVRISIVTNSLADSDEPLVNINYNRFRVDMLKLGVNLYEVSTEQLKRNRQFRTLLKKARGRLHAKLALIDREWVLLGSMNLDPRSARLNTEFGVRVRSFELAQALLYAYQLDDIEGVYRVVLMPDGKNVQWIGTGDVDNEVLDSEPDSSLLTRLQLLLFSWFVPTDQL, from the coding sequence ATGCTCAAGCTCATTGCCCCGTCGTTTCCCTCGTTGCGTGGCTTGGCGCTGCGGCTGGTGGCTGTTGGACTGGCCATGGTCCTGTCAGGATGCGCCGGCCTTCCTCCACGCGAGGCCGAGCCGCCGACGCTCTCGATGGGGGCCTCCCCTGCCACCACGCTCGGCCGTGCTGCGGCGAGCCTGGACGCCGGGGCGCAAGACGGGCTCTCGAGCATCCGGCCGCTCGTGGAGGCATCCTTCGCGCTCGACGCCCGGCTCGAGCTGATGCGCCGGGCAGAGACTTCGCTCGATGTCCAGACCTACCAGCTCGGCAACGACAAGACCGGCCGATTGCTGCTGCGCGAGCTGCGCAACGCCGCCCGTCGCGGCGTGCGGGTGCGCCTGCTGCTCGACGATTTCTACACGACAGGCATGGACCGCCTGCTGCTCGGCCTTGCCGCGGAGCCGAATGCCGAGGTCCGGCTGTTCAATCCTTTCGTGAACGCCCGCGATCACTCGGCGACGCGGTGGCTCGAGTTCTTTGGCGACTTCCGCCGCCTGAACCACCGGATGCACAACAAGCTCTTCGTGGCCGACGGCGCCATGGCGATAGCTGGCGGCCGCAACCTGGCCGACGAATACTTCCTGCGCAGCGACGGCGCCAACTTCATCGACTTCGAACTGGCCATGGCCGGTCCGGTGGTGCCGGAAGCGGCGCGCATCTTCGACACGTACTGGAACAGCGACGTGGTCTATCCGCTCCAGCGGATTGCCGGCGAGAGCGGCAGCCGGGAGGCGCTGAAATCCGAGTTCGAGGCCGCCACCGCACCGGCCAACGCACCGCCGCCAGCCCAGCTCTCCGGAACCGATCTGATGGGCGACCCGCCGCTCGGCACCCAGCTGGCCGATCTTGCGCGGGTCAAATGGATGCGCGCCGACGCCCATGCCGCGGCCGACAGCCCCCACAAGGCCCTCGGCACCCTTGCCTCACCGGCCGAGTCGCTCGCGGCGCGTTTCCACGAAATGACAGCCACCGCGCGCTCGGACGTGATCGTCATATCGCCCTATTTCATTCCTGGCGACGAAGGCATGGCGCGCATCCGGGAGGGGCGCGCGCGCGGCGTGCGAATCAGCATCGTCACCAACTCCCTTGCCGACAGCGATGAGCCGCTGGTCAACATCAACTACAACCGCTTCCGCGTCGACATGCTCAAGCTGGGCGTGAACCTGTACGAGGTCAGCACCGAGCAGCTCAAGCGCAACCGCCAGTTCCGGACCCTGCTCAAGAAAGCCCGTGGCCGCCTGCATGCCAAGCTGGCGCTGATCGATCGCGAATGGGTGCTGCTCGGCTCCATGAACCTCGACCCCCGTTCGGCGCGGCTGAACACCGAGTTCGGCGTGCGCGTGCGCAGCTTCGAGCTGGCCCAGGCACTGCTCTACGCCTACCAGCTGGACGACATCGAGGGTGTCTACCGCGTGGTCCTCATGCCCGACGGCAAGAACGTGCAATGGATCGGCACCGGCGACGTCGACAACGAAGTGCTGGACAGCGAACCCGACTCGAGCTTGCTGACGCGGCTACAGCTGCTGCTGTTTTCGTGGTTCGTGCCGACGGACCAGTTGTGA